The genomic segment TTTGTGCTGGCCATGCTTACCTCCGATTATTGTGCCGGAACTTACCCGCAGCGCGGGAAAGGCGCAATATTATTTCGCACCGTCGGGCGCAAGAGCAATTCGCCGCAGGCTGGCCTCGGCGCCTCTCCGCGCAAGGGCTTTCCGAGCGCGCCCCCGCCCACTATATCGGGCGGGAAACACGAGGAGGCCACGATGGGCGCGACGAAGAAATCCAAGGTTCTGATCATCGGCTCCGGCCCGGCGGGCTATACCGCGGCCGTTTATTCCGCGCGTGCGATGCTCGAGCCGGTGCTGGTGCAGGGCCTGCAGCCGGGCGGCCAGCTCACCATCACCACCGAGGTCGAGAACTGGCCGGGCCACACAGAGGTGCAGGGCCCCGATCTGATGGTGCAGATGGAGGAGCACGCCCGCGCGATGGGCGCCGAGATCATCTCCGATTACATCACCTCGCTCGATCTCTCCGCCCGCCCCTTCACCGCGCAAAGCGATTCGGGCACCGTTTATGAGGCCGATGCGGTGATCCTCGCCACCGGCGCCCAGGCGCGCTGGCTCGACCTGCCCTCGGAGGAGAAATTCAAGGGCTTCGGCGTCTCGGCCTGCGCGACCTGCGACGGCTTCTTCTACCGCGGCCGCGAGGTGGTGGTGATCGGCGGCGGCAATACCGCGGTCGAAGAGGCGCTGTTCCTGACCAATTTCGCCTCGAAAGTCACCGTCGTGCACCGCCGCGAGGGCTTCCGCGCCGAGAAGATCCTGCAAGACCGGCTGTTCAAGAACCCCAAGATCGAGGTCGTCTGGAACG from the Rhodobacter xanthinilyticus genome contains:
- the trxB gene encoding thioredoxin-disulfide reductase, producing MGATKKSKVLIIGSGPAGYTAAVYSARAMLEPVLVQGLQPGGQLTITTEVENWPGHTEVQGPDLMVQMEEHARAMGAEIISDYITSLDLSARPFTAQSDSGTVYEADAVILATGAQARWLDLPSEEKFKGFGVSACATCDGFFYRGREVVVIGGGNTAVEEALFLTNFASKVTVVHRREGFRAEKILQDRLFKNPKIEVVWNVTVEEILGTEAPLGVTGVRVKDVKTGETREIPCDGFFVAIGHAPASELVKDQLKLHAGGYVWVEPGTTRTSIEGVFAAGDLTDHTYRQAITSAGMGCMAALDAERWLAEQD